In one window of Phycisphaerales bacterium DNA:
- a CDS encoding bifunctional DNA primase/polymerase: MAAVLPSSLDTAIAYTRRGWRVVPIATGAKAPTLKGWPVLRLEEPELASHFHGETNLGLILGEPSGWLVDVDLDCDEAIELADQYLPATGAVTGREGRPGSHRWYIAEGAATAKHQDADGAMIVELRSTGCQTVVGPSVHPSGERYDVLEGEPARVPAAMLAACVQALADAVRAQRHTVEPARSAPAISTPHDDAERRAAAYLDAMPPAIAGSGGHNQTYAAATALVHGFALVPEVAMDLLATRYNPRCEPPWSERELKHKVDDAASKAHERPRGWLLESKREHEHAGVDLSGLTTPRDVVPDPAPTDPGILPPEALRVPGFVGEVMDHCLATAPYPNPTLAFCGALALLAFLAGRKVRDPADNRTNIYLLGLAHSSAGKDWPRKINAKTLQAVGLANRLGEQLASGEGIQDALHAAPAMLFQTDEIDALLQSMKRARDARYESIMATLLTMYSASNSVYPMRRRAGQPDPGVIDQPCLVLFGTAIPNHYYSALSERMLTNGLFARTLVLESGPRQAGQEPGIADPPQRVIETAAWWASFRPAPGNLTDSHPQPRTVPQTDGARALLVHLRCEAEDAYAKAESASDAVATTVWGRVSENARKLALLYAISEDHLEAEIGEDAVRWASALVLHQSRRMLHMAAGYAAEGEFDELALRLMRRLREAPARSVPHSVLLKRMKVDTKTFRQVIETLIERGDLAVESCKTAGRDAISYRLPVGIDGKEGEGRVKEGGSKCGL; the protein is encoded by the coding sequence ATGGCCGCCGTACTCCCCAGCTCGCTCGACACCGCCATCGCGTACACGCGTCGCGGCTGGCGCGTGGTGCCGATCGCCACGGGCGCCAAGGCCCCGACGCTCAAGGGCTGGCCCGTGCTGCGACTCGAAGAGCCCGAGCTCGCGTCGCACTTCCACGGCGAGACCAACCTCGGCCTGATCCTCGGCGAGCCCAGCGGTTGGCTGGTGGACGTCGACCTGGACTGCGACGAGGCCATCGAGTTGGCGGACCAGTACCTGCCAGCGACGGGCGCGGTAACGGGTCGCGAGGGCCGGCCGGGCTCGCACCGGTGGTACATCGCCGAGGGCGCGGCGACCGCGAAGCACCAGGACGCCGATGGCGCGATGATCGTCGAGCTGCGGTCGACCGGCTGCCAGACGGTGGTCGGCCCGAGTGTGCATCCCAGCGGCGAGCGATACGACGTGCTCGAGGGCGAGCCGGCGCGGGTGCCGGCGGCGATGCTGGCCGCGTGCGTGCAGGCGCTCGCCGACGCGGTGCGTGCGCAGCGCCACACCGTCGAGCCGGCGCGCAGCGCGCCCGCCATCAGCACGCCCCACGACGACGCCGAGCGTCGCGCGGCCGCGTACCTCGACGCCATGCCGCCCGCCATCGCCGGAAGCGGTGGGCATAACCAGACCTACGCCGCCGCCACCGCCCTCGTCCACGGCTTCGCGCTGGTGCCCGAGGTCGCGATGGACCTGTTGGCCACCCGCTACAACCCGCGGTGCGAGCCGCCGTGGAGCGAGCGCGAGCTGAAGCACAAGGTCGACGACGCGGCGAGCAAGGCGCACGAGAGGCCGAGGGGGTGGCTGCTCGAATCGAAGCGCGAGCATGAGCACGCGGGTGTCGATTTGTCGGGGCTGACAACCCCGCGCGATGTCGTGCCCGACCCGGCACCCACCGACCCAGGAATACTGCCGCCCGAAGCGCTGCGCGTGCCCGGCTTCGTCGGCGAGGTGATGGACCACTGCCTCGCGACCGCGCCGTACCCCAACCCGACGCTGGCCTTCTGCGGGGCGCTCGCGCTGCTGGCATTTCTGGCTGGCCGCAAGGTCCGCGACCCCGCCGACAACCGGACCAACATTTACCTGCTCGGGCTGGCGCACTCCTCGGCGGGCAAGGACTGGCCGCGCAAGATCAACGCCAAGACGCTCCAGGCGGTCGGGCTGGCGAACCGCCTGGGCGAGCAATTGGCCTCGGGCGAAGGCATCCAGGATGCACTGCACGCGGCGCCGGCCATGCTCTTCCAGACCGACGAGATCGATGCGCTGCTGCAGTCGATGAAGCGGGCCCGCGATGCGCGGTATGAGTCGATCATGGCCACGCTGCTGACGATGTACTCGGCGTCCAACTCGGTGTACCCGATGCGGCGCCGGGCCGGGCAGCCCGACCCCGGCGTGATCGACCAGCCGTGCCTGGTGCTCTTCGGCACCGCCATCCCGAACCACTACTACAGCGCCCTATCCGAGCGGATGCTCACCAATGGGCTGTTTGCGCGCACGCTCGTGCTCGAGAGCGGCCCCAGGCAGGCGGGACAGGAGCCGGGCATCGCCGATCCGCCGCAGCGGGTGATCGAGACGGCAGCCTGGTGGGCGAGCTTCCGGCCCGCGCCGGGGAACCTGACCGACTCGCATCCCCAGCCGAGGACGGTGCCGCAGACGGATGGTGCTCGGGCGCTGCTGGTGCATCTTCGATGCGAGGCGGAGGACGCGTACGCGAAGGCGGAGAGCGCCTCGGACGCGGTGGCGACGACGGTGTGGGGCCGCGTGAGCGAGAACGCCCGCAAGCTGGCGCTGCTGTACGCCATCAGCGAGGACCACCTCGAGGCCGAGATCGGCGAGGACGCGGTGCGGTGGGCGTCGGCCCTCGTGCTGCACCAGTCTCGCCGCATGCTGCACATGGCGGCGGGCTACGCGGCCGAGGGTGAGTTCGACGAGCTGGCGCTGCGGCTGATGCGCAGGCTGCGCGAGGCTCCGGCACGGTCAGTCCCCCACAGCGTGCTGCTCAAGCGGATGAAGGTGGACACCAAGACCTTCCGTCAGGTCATCGAGACGCTCATCGAGCGGGGCGATCTGGCGGTCGAGAGCTGCAAGACGGCGGGCCGCGACGCGATCAGTTACCGGCTGCCGGTTGGGATCGACGGGAAAGAAGGTGAAGGAAGGGTGAAAGAAGGGGGGTCAAAATGCGGGCTCTAG
- a CDS encoding DNA modification methylase, with product MTKVAMDSKAGLAIEMRKLADIVPYERNPRVNDQAVAAVAESITRFGFRQPIVVDGEGVIVCGHTRWKAAQSLGLEEAPVHVAADLTPEQARAYRIADNRTSELSEWDLELLPLELAGLQDLGLDWNLLGFAERELQKLLDPGVSEGESEADSVPEPPDEAITQPGDLWILGEHRLLCGDSSNADDVQRLLAGEPVQLVNSDPPYNVAVQPRSKNAFVTGQTNFAPQKQGKTKRSRNLDGDRKAGPAKGTTAKLRAKDRPLANDFVSEEEFDRLLMAWFQNASDALEPGRAFYIWGGYANIANYPAALEAAGLKFAQQIIWHKMHPVISRKDFMGDHEWCFYGWREGAAHVFLGPNNVPDVWQVKKVNPTSMVHLTEKPVELAVRAMQYSSRPGERVLDLFGGSGSTLIAAEQTQRRALLMELDPLYCDVIVKRWEQFTGAKAERENAPVMAGA from the coding sequence ATGACGAAGGTGGCGATGGACTCGAAGGCGGGGCTGGCGATCGAGATGCGGAAGCTGGCGGACATCGTGCCGTACGAGCGCAACCCGCGCGTGAACGACCAGGCCGTCGCGGCGGTGGCCGAGAGCATCACGCGGTTCGGCTTCCGCCAGCCGATCGTGGTGGATGGCGAGGGCGTGATCGTGTGCGGGCACACGCGGTGGAAGGCGGCGCAGTCGCTGGGGCTCGAGGAGGCGCCCGTGCACGTCGCGGCGGATCTCACGCCCGAGCAAGCGCGTGCCTACCGCATCGCCGACAACCGCACTTCCGAGCTGAGCGAGTGGGACCTCGAGCTGCTCCCGCTCGAGCTGGCCGGCCTGCAGGACCTGGGCTTGGACTGGAACCTCCTGGGCTTCGCCGAACGCGAGCTGCAGAAGCTGCTCGATCCCGGCGTCTCGGAGGGCGAGAGCGAAGCCGACAGCGTTCCGGAACCTCCCGACGAGGCGATCACCCAGCCGGGCGACCTGTGGATCCTCGGCGAGCACCGGCTGCTGTGCGGCGACTCGTCGAACGCCGACGACGTTCAGCGTCTGCTGGCCGGCGAGCCCGTGCAGCTGGTCAACTCCGACCCGCCGTACAACGTGGCCGTCCAGCCGCGCAGCAAGAACGCCTTCGTCACCGGGCAGACGAACTTCGCGCCACAGAAGCAGGGCAAGACCAAGCGCAGCCGGAACCTCGACGGCGACCGCAAGGCCGGGCCTGCCAAGGGCACCACGGCCAAGCTGCGGGCCAAGGACCGCCCGCTGGCCAACGACTTCGTGAGCGAGGAGGAGTTCGACCGGCTGCTCATGGCGTGGTTCCAGAACGCATCGGATGCGCTCGAGCCGGGCCGCGCCTTCTACATCTGGGGCGGCTATGCGAACATCGCCAACTACCCCGCCGCGCTCGAGGCCGCGGGGCTGAAGTTCGCCCAGCAGATCATCTGGCACAAGATGCACCCGGTGATCAGCCGCAAGGACTTCATGGGCGACCACGAGTGGTGCTTCTACGGCTGGCGGGAGGGGGCGGCGCACGTCTTCCTGGGCCCGAACAACGTCCCCGACGTCTGGCAGGTCAAGAAGGTCAACCCCACCAGCATGGTGCACCTGACCGAGAAGCCCGTCGAACTCGCGGTCCGCGCGATGCAGTACTCGTCGCGTCCGGGCGAGCGCGTACTCGACCTGTTCGGCGGCTCGGGCTCGACGCTCATCGCCGCCGAGCAGACCCAGCGGCGAGCGCTGCTGATGGAGCTGGACCCGCTCTACTGCGACGTAATCGTGAAGCGGTGGGAGCAGTTTACCGGCGCGAAGGCCGAACGAGAGAACGCCCCGGTGATGGCCGGGGCGTGA
- a CDS encoding efflux RND transporter permease subunit, with product MLKAVIQFSLRYSTLVLIAAVMIVGYAGYRLPKMSVDVFPELNAPTVTIMAESGGLAADEVEQYVTFPIETAVNGMTGVRRVRSASAIGLGIVWVDLEWGTDLYDARQLVSERLVTARENLPDDVEPFITPITSIAGEIMLISLSSPDGSVSPMQLRAYGEFELRNKILAVPGVAQAVAIGGELPEYQVNVDQERLRLYDLTITDVVEAAGGAHSTASGGYLVNVDNFEIPIRQQSRVTRPEDIANTVIKYHEGVPVTIGQVAEVILGPAIKRGTASEGGEPAVVLSIQKSPGTNTLALTDSLDALFDQIEPTLPGGVVLNRDVVRQSHFIDRAVHNVTKVLGEAVIIVLIVLVLFLMNLRTTLITLTAIPISLAVGLLMMDAMNLGLNVMTLGGLTVAIGVLVDDAIIDVENVFRRLKQNRAMPEADRRHFTEVIFDASNEIRPAMVFATVIIVMVFVPLLFLQGLEGRFFQPLALTYMISILASLVVALTVVPAMCRFLLKGKLGGKHEDRDGFLVRLLKRAYEPSLRAAIRYRACVLGAAGVVTAGALLLASTFGSSFLPSFNEGTFTVFLLAPPGTSIVESDRLATEVEKQLVQVEGVRSVSRRTGRAERDEHAEPVSNSEIEVTVDAGSNRLEVRERIDRILGAVPGITTMVGQPIEHRLSHVLSGTPAAIAINVFGEDLTELRDVAKAIEAELQGLPGARDVNANREVLITSLPIRYRHAELAAVGLSPADAAEQVREALYGEVVDTVNQGVRRYDLVVRLAPEGRESILQVRDLLLRGRGGATVRLSDVADIGPERSSNLITRENAQRKAVVSLNVAEGSNLGDLVTQVQERVNPIVQRAGMTVSYGGQFEAQQSASRTILVAGVAVVLIMLMLLQISTGSMRAAVLVMLNMPLALIGGIAAIYITEGGGPIANTLALAGVGGPYIPPVISIASMVGFITLFGIAVRNGILLINHYNHLMEAEGVSLGEAIVQGSLERLAPILMTAISAALGLVPLAMAAGEPGSELLAPLAIVTLGGLLTSTFLNLIVVPAGYSLVFGLKPERRPANRPSVLSRLAGVFRRPRTIAKKES from the coding sequence ATGCTGAAGGCCGTCATCCAGTTCTCACTCCGTTACTCCACCCTCGTGCTCATCGCGGCGGTCATGATCGTCGGCTATGCCGGCTATCGCCTGCCAAAGATGAGCGTTGATGTGTTCCCCGAGCTCAACGCGCCGACCGTCACGATCATGGCCGAGTCTGGCGGGCTCGCCGCCGACGAGGTCGAGCAGTACGTTACCTTCCCCATTGAGACCGCCGTCAACGGCATGACGGGTGTCCGCCGAGTCCGAAGCGCGAGTGCCATCGGGCTGGGCATCGTCTGGGTGGATCTTGAGTGGGGCACTGATCTCTACGACGCACGCCAGCTCGTCTCTGAGCGGCTCGTGACCGCTCGGGAAAACCTTCCCGATGATGTCGAGCCGTTCATCACGCCCATCACGTCCATTGCCGGCGAGATCATGCTGATCTCACTGTCGTCGCCCGATGGGTCGGTCAGCCCCATGCAGCTTCGCGCCTACGGCGAGTTCGAGCTGCGCAACAAGATCCTCGCCGTGCCAGGCGTTGCGCAGGCCGTCGCCATCGGCGGCGAACTGCCCGAGTACCAAGTCAACGTCGATCAGGAACGGCTGAGGCTCTACGATCTGACCATCACGGATGTCGTGGAGGCCGCGGGCGGCGCGCATAGCACCGCCAGCGGTGGTTACCTGGTAAACGTCGACAACTTCGAGATCCCGATCCGTCAGCAGAGCCGGGTGACGCGCCCCGAGGATATCGCCAACACCGTCATCAAGTACCACGAGGGCGTGCCCGTGACGATCGGCCAAGTCGCCGAGGTCATCCTCGGGCCGGCGATCAAGCGAGGCACCGCTTCTGAGGGGGGCGAGCCCGCTGTCGTGCTGTCCATCCAGAAGTCACCGGGCACCAACACGCTCGCCCTGACGGACAGTCTTGATGCGCTGTTCGATCAGATCGAGCCGACGCTTCCCGGAGGTGTCGTGCTCAACCGAGATGTTGTCCGCCAGTCGCACTTCATCGACCGAGCGGTCCACAACGTCACCAAGGTGCTTGGTGAGGCAGTCATTATCGTGCTCATCGTGCTCGTCCTGTTCCTGATGAATCTGCGGACGACGCTCATAACGCTCACCGCGATCCCTATCTCACTGGCCGTCGGGCTCCTGATGATGGACGCGATGAACCTCGGGCTCAACGTCATGACGCTCGGCGGTCTCACGGTTGCGATCGGCGTGCTTGTCGATGACGCGATCATCGATGTGGAGAATGTCTTCCGACGCCTGAAACAGAACCGGGCCATGCCCGAGGCCGACAGGCGTCACTTTACGGAGGTCATTTTCGACGCTAGCAACGAGATCCGACCGGCGATGGTCTTCGCGACGGTCATCATCGTCATGGTGTTCGTGCCGCTGCTGTTTCTTCAGGGGCTTGAAGGACGCTTCTTCCAGCCCTTAGCACTCACCTATATGATCTCGATTCTCGCTTCATTGGTCGTCGCCCTGACGGTCGTGCCGGCGATGTGCCGGTTCCTGCTCAAGGGCAAACTCGGCGGTAAGCACGAGGACCGCGATGGATTCCTTGTTCGCCTCTTGAAACGGGCTTACGAGCCCTCGCTCCGGGCGGCAATCCGGTACCGGGCGTGCGTGCTCGGCGCTGCCGGAGTGGTCACCGCGGGCGCACTCCTGCTTGCGAGCACGTTTGGGAGTTCGTTCCTCCCATCGTTCAACGAGGGCACATTCACCGTCTTCCTGCTCGCCCCGCCCGGGACATCGATCGTCGAGAGCGACCGGCTCGCGACAGAGGTTGAGAAGCAACTCGTTCAGGTCGAGGGTGTCCGATCCGTATCACGGCGCACCGGCCGAGCCGAGCGTGACGAGCACGCCGAGCCGGTCAGCAACTCCGAGATCGAGGTCACCGTTGATGCGGGGAGCAACCGCCTCGAGGTGCGCGAGCGGATCGACCGCATCCTCGGGGCCGTCCCGGGGATCACGACGATGGTCGGCCAGCCCATCGAGCACCGCCTCAGTCATGTGCTGTCCGGTACGCCCGCGGCGATCGCCATCAATGTCTTCGGCGAGGACCTCACCGAGCTTCGCGACGTCGCCAAGGCGATCGAGGCAGAACTCCAGGGATTGCCGGGCGCTCGCGATGTGAATGCCAACCGCGAGGTCCTGATCACGTCCCTTCCTATCCGCTACCGGCACGCCGAGCTCGCGGCGGTCGGCCTCAGCCCCGCCGACGCCGCAGAGCAGGTCCGCGAGGCCCTCTACGGCGAGGTCGTGGACACCGTGAACCAGGGGGTGCGTCGGTACGACCTCGTCGTCCGGCTCGCACCCGAAGGGCGTGAATCCATCCTGCAGGTCCGCGACCTGCTGCTCCGTGGTCGAGGCGGAGCAACCGTTCGCCTGAGCGACGTCGCTGACATTGGCCCCGAGCGATCGAGCAACCTCATCACCCGAGAGAACGCCCAGCGGAAGGCGGTGGTGTCTCTCAACGTGGCCGAAGGATCCAACCTGGGCGACCTGGTAACGCAGGTGCAGGAGCGTGTGAATCCCATCGTCCAACGAGCCGGCATGACCGTGTCCTACGGCGGACAGTTCGAGGCGCAACAGTCGGCGTCACGCACGATTCTCGTCGCGGGCGTGGCGGTCGTGCTCATCATGCTCATGCTGCTCCAGATTTCCACCGGCTCGATGCGGGCCGCTGTGCTCGTCATGCTCAACATGCCCTTGGCGCTCATCGGGGGTATCGCCGCGATCTACATCACCGAGGGCGGCGGGCCGATCGCCAACACACTCGCGCTCGCCGGTGTCGGCGGACCGTACATCCCACCGGTCATCTCAATCGCGAGCATGGTTGGGTTTATCACCCTCTTCGGGATCGCCGTACGAAACGGCATCCTGCTCATCAACCATTACAATCATCTCATGGAGGCGGAGGGCGTCTCACTTGGTGAGGCCATCGTGCAGGGATCGTTGGAACGGCTCGCGCCGATCCTGATGACCGCGATCTCGGCGGCGCTCGGGCTTGTCCCGCTGGCGATGGCCGCGGGTGAGCCGGGCAGCGAACTGCTCGCGCCCCTCGCCATCGTCACCCTTGGGGGTCTGCTGACCTCGACGTTCTTGAATCTCATCGTTGTCCCGGCGGGGTACTCGCTCGTCTTCGGGCTCAAGCCCGAGCGTCGTCCCGCGAACCGCCCATCCGTGTTGTCCCGTCTTGCCGGCGTGTTTCGCCGCCCCAGAACCATTGCCAAGAAGGAGTCCTGA
- a CDS encoding HTH domain-containing protein — translation MPTSTKTAKKTTTKCPARKASTKKPPAKTTAKTQARKPATKKPAPNAVTAATKKPAKPTPRRGKQPSGLDLAAKVLANAGEPLAAKTIAERVIAAGWQTSGKTPHATLYAAMTREIQTKGKDARFVKVERGRFKVKA, via the coding sequence ATGCCGACCAGTACGAAGACCGCGAAGAAGACCACGACCAAGTGCCCCGCCAGGAAGGCGAGCACGAAGAAGCCGCCCGCGAAGACCACGGCGAAAACCCAGGCCAGGAAGCCGGCCACGAAGAAGCCCGCGCCCAACGCCGTCACCGCCGCGACGAAGAAGCCCGCCAAGCCCACGCCCCGCAGGGGCAAGCAGCCCAGCGGCCTCGACCTCGCGGCGAAGGTGCTGGCCAACGCCGGCGAGCCGCTGGCGGCCAAGACCATCGCCGAGCGCGTCATCGCCGCGGGCTGGCAGACCAGCGGCAAGACGCCGCACGCGACGCTGTACGCCGCGATGACGCGGGAGATCCAGACCAAGGGCAAGGACGCCCGGTTCGTCAAGGTCGAGCGAGGGCGGTTCAAGGTCAAGGCGTAG
- a CDS encoding cation diffusion facilitator family transporter: MSNLDQHHGSDLGTRRLAWAVAINLLLTAAQVVGGVLSGSLSLVADALHNFSDAAGLLLALVARKISKRPADAQRTFGYGRAEIVGGLINLTSIMVIAGYLLIEAITRTFDRPEIDGWMVVIVAGIALVVDVTTAVLTYSMSKDSVNIKAALLHNVADALASVAVIITGTLIILFDWFWTDIVATIGISLYIAWMSWSPMKRCIRILMQSVPEGLSIEEIARTIADVRGVQGMGHLHVWPIDEQHVSLEVRVEMRTDASLQDVQAVRERARAAIAERFGIEHATIEVRPAGAVNESLLPEH; the protein is encoded by the coding sequence GTGAGCAACCTCGACCAACATCACGGATCCGATCTCGGAACCCGCCGGCTCGCCTGGGCCGTCGCCATCAACCTCTTGCTGACGGCGGCCCAGGTCGTCGGGGGCGTGCTGTCGGGCAGCCTGTCTCTGGTCGCCGATGCCCTGCACAACTTCAGCGACGCGGCGGGCCTCCTGCTCGCGCTCGTCGCGCGCAAGATCTCGAAGCGTCCCGCCGATGCGCAGCGCACTTTCGGCTACGGTCGCGCCGAAATTGTGGGCGGACTGATCAACCTCACGTCCATCATGGTCATTGCGGGCTACCTGCTCATCGAGGCGATCACTCGTACGTTCGATCGGCCCGAGATCGACGGCTGGATGGTGGTGATTGTCGCGGGAATCGCATTGGTCGTTGATGTCACAACCGCTGTGCTCACCTACTCGATGTCGAAGGACAGTGTGAACATTAAGGCCGCGTTGCTTCACAACGTCGCCGACGCGCTCGCCTCGGTGGCGGTCATTATCACCGGCACCCTGATCATCCTGTTCGATTGGTTCTGGACAGATATCGTCGCGACCATCGGGATCTCGCTCTACATCGCGTGGATGTCGTGGTCGCCGATGAAGCGGTGCATTCGAATCCTTATGCAGAGCGTGCCCGAGGGGCTGTCGATCGAGGAGATAGCACGGACGATCGCGGACGTCCGCGGCGTGCAGGGGATGGGCCACCTGCACGTCTGGCCGATCGACGAGCAGCACGTCTCGCTGGAGGTCCGCGTAGAGATGCGGACCGACGCGTCCCTGCAGGACGTCCAGGCCGTCCGTGAACGCGCCCGGGCGGCCATCGCCGAGCGGTTCGGCATCGAGCACGCGACCATCGAGGTGCGACCCGCCGGAGCCGTGAACGAAAGCCTGCTGCCCGAGCACTGA
- the serS gene encoding serine--tRNA ligase, whose product MIDLKHLREDPEHYKQGAARKHAAVDIDRVVALDARKRELMTRRESLKAEQNALGKKMGPQMGQLAGRLKKAVGAEKARLQGELDELKAGPARLKSEIEGLETELEGIEPELEKLLLMIPQPPDPDVPDGPGSEGNVEIRRWSPSGFDPARPFAEQKGYAAKSHTELAEVHGLIDFERGVKLSGSRSYVLTGDGFRLHQAVLRYAFDQIVAQGFTPVSAPSIVREKAMVGTGFFPAGREQTYEVGIHEKTDAGGTEWEADGYLTGTGEVGLMGFHMDEIVDEADLPIKLCTLSPCYRREAGAAGKDTAGLYRVHYFEKVEQVVICRADEGESRQWHRKMITYVESLLQSLNLPYRLLQCCAGDLGQKNADMIDVECWMPSRGEVDSDGVPSGDWGETHSASRLYDFQCRRLNLRYRAGGANGKGATTFCHSLNNTVLASPRFLIPLIEMHQNADRSITIPEVLRPYMNGQERIG is encoded by the coding sequence ATGATCGACCTCAAGCACCTGCGCGAAGACCCCGAGCACTACAAGCAAGGCGCCGCCCGCAAGCACGCGGCGGTGGACATCGACCGCGTCGTGGCCTTGGACGCCCGCAAGCGGGAGCTGATGACCAGGCGCGAGTCTCTCAAGGCCGAGCAGAACGCCCTGGGCAAGAAGATGGGGCCGCAGATGGGCCAGCTCGCCGGCCGGCTGAAGAAGGCCGTGGGCGCCGAGAAGGCCCGGCTGCAGGGCGAGCTGGACGAGCTGAAGGCCGGGCCTGCCAGGCTGAAATCCGAGATCGAGGGGCTGGAGACCGAGCTGGAGGGCATCGAGCCGGAGCTGGAAAAGCTGCTCCTGATGATCCCCCAGCCGCCCGACCCCGACGTGCCCGATGGCCCGGGGAGCGAGGGCAACGTCGAGATCCGGCGCTGGTCGCCGAGCGGGTTCGACCCCGCCAGGCCCTTCGCCGAGCAGAAGGGATACGCGGCGAAGAGCCACACCGAGCTGGCGGAGGTGCACGGGCTGATCGACTTCGAGCGGGGCGTGAAGCTGAGCGGCTCGCGCAGCTACGTGCTCACGGGCGATGGCTTCCGGTTGCACCAGGCGGTTCTGCGGTACGCCTTCGACCAGATCGTCGCCCAGGGCTTCACGCCCGTGAGCGCCCCCAGTATTGTGCGCGAGAAGGCGATGGTGGGCACGGGCTTCTTCCCCGCAGGGCGGGAGCAGACGTACGAGGTGGGGATCCACGAGAAGACCGACGCGGGCGGGACGGAATGGGAAGCGGACGGCTACCTCACGGGAACTGGTGAAGTAGGCCTGATGGGCTTCCACATGGACGAGATCGTCGACGAAGCCGACCTGCCCATCAAGCTGTGCACGCTCTCGCCCTGCTACCGCCGCGAGGCCGGGGCCGCGGGCAAGGACACGGCGGGCCTGTACCGCGTGCACTACTTCGAGAAGGTCGAGCAGGTGGTCATCTGCAGGGCCGACGAGGGCGAGAGCCGCCAGTGGCACCGCAAGATGATCACCTACGTGGAGAGCCTGCTGCAGAGCCTGAACCTGCCATATCGGCTCTTGCAATGCTGCGCGGGCGACCTGGGGCAGAAGAACGCCGACATGATCGACGTGGAGTGCTGGATGCCCAGCCGCGGCGAGGTGGATAGCGACGGCGTGCCCAGCGGCGACTGGGGCGAGACCCACAGCGCCAGCCGGCTCTACGACTTCCAGTGCCGCCGCCTGAATCTCAGGTATCGTGCCGGCGGCGCGAACGGCAAGGGCGCCACGACCTTCTGCCACTCGCTGAACAACACCGTCTTGGCGAGCCCCAGGTTCCTGATCCCCCTGATCGAGATGCACCAGAACGCCGACCGGAGCATCACGATTCCCGAGGTGCTCCGGCCGTACATGAACGGACAAGAAAGAATCGGATAG
- a CDS encoding APC family permease, giving the protein MAPPTNELRRVITLPGAVGVGLGSIIGTGAFVTLGLGAGLAGPWLLVAIVIAGGLAMCNGLSSAQLAAVHPVSGGTYAYGYRFIHPLAGFTAGWVFLIAKTASCATAALGFGGLVAWVMGKPGDGATLTLAALGSLLVVAAMALAGVSRSVRFNYGLVFVTVAALLTMVIAAGPQAVRGWQGLSWAAIADRPISAPGVLQAAALAFVAFAGYARIATMGEEVRDPPRTIPRAVVITLGVAVVLYALVAFTGLGVLGPADFGERAARDAAPLLAVARAVEAPTLAFMLGVGAAAALLAVQLNLIMGLARVALAAGRERDLPTPLARIDRQGVPAVATVAVLAGIALVIVIGSVPAAWSLAAGAVLVYYAITNIAAMRVAEGRFIARWVHTLGLAGCVSLAIFIDPVVLAITALLVAVGLGLRWVSRRVQPPPVGSPGSSAASGSSTGSLAGSST; this is encoded by the coding sequence ATGGCCCCGCCCACGAACGAGCTCCGCCGCGTCATCACCCTGCCCGGGGCTGTTGGCGTGGGGCTCGGCTCGATCATCGGCACCGGCGCGTTCGTCACGCTGGGGCTCGGGGCGGGGCTGGCCGGACCCTGGCTGCTCGTCGCGATCGTGATCGCCGGCGGGCTGGCGATGTGCAACGGCCTGAGTAGTGCGCAGCTCGCCGCGGTCCACCCCGTCAGCGGCGGGACGTACGCCTACGGGTACCGGTTCATCCATCCGCTGGCGGGCTTTACCGCCGGCTGGGTGTTCCTGATCGCCAAGACCGCCTCGTGCGCCACGGCCGCGCTCGGGTTCGGCGGCCTGGTCGCGTGGGTCATGGGCAAGCCGGGCGACGGGGCGACCTTGACGCTGGCGGCCCTGGGCTCGCTGCTGGTGGTGGCGGCCATGGCGCTGGCGGGCGTGAGCCGGTCGGTGCGGTTCAACTACGGGCTTGTGTTCGTGACCGTCGCCGCCCTGCTGACCATGGTCATCGCCGCCGGGCCCCAGGCGGTGCGAGGCTGGCAGGGCCTCTCGTGGGCGGCCATCGCCGATCGCCCCATCTCGGCCCCCGGCGTGCTGCAAGCGGCGGCGCTGGCGTTCGTTGCGTTCGCCGGCTACGCGCGCATCGCCACGATGGGCGAGGAAGTGCGCGATCCCCCGCGGACCATCCCGCGTGCGGTCGTCATCACGCTTGGCGTCGCCGTGGTGCTGTATGCGCTCGTCGCGTTCACGGGGCTGGGCGTGCTGGGGCCCGCCGATTTCGGCGAACGCGCCGCGCGGGACGCCGCCCCACTGCTGGCCGTCGCCCGGGCCGTTGAGGCGCCCACGCTTGCGTTCATGCTGGGCGTGGGCGCCGCCGCGGCGCTGCTGGCGGTGCAGTTGAACCTGATCATGGGCCTGGCGCGCGTCGCCCTGGCCGCCGGTCGCGAGCGCGACCTGCCCACGCCGCTCGCGCGGATCGATCGCCAAGGCGTCCCGGCCGTGGCGACGGTCGCGGTGCTCGCGGGCATTGCGCTGGTGATCGTCATTGGCAGCGTACCGGCGGCGTGGTCCCTCGCGGCGGGGGCGGTGCTGGTGTACTACGCCATCACCAACATCGCCGCGATGCGCGTCGCGGAGGGCCGGTTCATTGCCCGGTGGGTGCACACGCTGGGTCTGGCCGGCTGCGTGTCGCTGGCGATCTTCATCGACCCCGTGGTGCTGGCGATTACCGCCCTTCTGGTCGCAGTTGGCCTGGGCCTGCGTTGGGTCTCGCGCCGGGTTCAGCCGCCGCCAGTCGGCTCGCCGGGCTCTTCGGCTGCCTCAGGCTCCTCGACCGGTTCGCTCGCGGGCTCGTCGACCTGA